A stretch of the Actinopolymorpha sp. NPDC004070 genome encodes the following:
- a CDS encoding DUF5063 domain-containing protein yields MPDVNGRPDANGLRAERSARRPHTGPRASRGAAKAGAAAGTKAGTEVRTETGGREMTTADELTTTEAPPSEVEDFAQEIADQVESFLIALREIARAEDLATGVPMLLLEVSQLMLAGGRLGAISDVVPVERFEPDTGPDPDLDELRERLGYLLTDVDVYTEVFDPYAQPPELLNGRLSDDLAGIAAALVHGLKHHRAGRIDEALWWWQFSYLSSWGAEAGAVLRALHSVIAHARLDSAREDSA; encoded by the coding sequence ATGCCTGACGTGAACGGCCGACCCGACGCGAACGGCCTGCGCGCCGAGCGGTCGGCGCGGCGCCCGCACACCGGCCCGCGTGCGTCACGCGGCGCCGCGAAAGCCGGCGCGGCGGCGGGTACGAAAGCCGGCACGGAGGTTCGGACGGAGACGGGGGGACGTGAGATGACGACCGCGGACGAGTTGACCACCACTGAGGCGCCACCCAGCGAGGTGGAGGACTTCGCGCAGGAGATCGCCGACCAGGTGGAGAGCTTCCTCATCGCTCTGCGCGAGATCGCCCGGGCCGAGGACCTTGCGACCGGCGTGCCCATGCTGCTGCTCGAGGTGAGCCAGCTCATGCTGGCCGGCGGCCGGCTGGGCGCGATCAGCGACGTCGTACCCGTCGAACGCTTCGAGCCGGACACCGGGCCCGACCCCGACCTCGACGAGCTGCGCGAACGGCTCGGCTACCTCCTCACCGACGTCGACGTCTACACCGAGGTGTTCGACCCTTACGCCCAGCCGCCCGAGCTGCTCAACGGCCGGCTGTCCGACGACCTCGCCGGCATCGCGGCCGCCCTGGTCCACGGGCTCAAGCACCACCGGGCCGGCCGGATCGACGAGGCCCTGTGGTGGTGGCAGTTCTCCTACCTGTCCAGCTGGGGAGCCGAGGCGGGCGCGGTGCTCCGCGCGCTGCACTCGGTGATCGCTCACGCCCGGCTGGACTCCGCCCGCGAGGACTCCGCCTGA
- the recR gene encoding recombination mediator RecR, giving the protein MYEGVVQDLIDELGRLPGIGPKSAQRIAFHLLAADPIDVRRLAEVLVQVKEKMRFCEECGNVAEEERCRICRDTRRDPSVLCVVEEPKDVVAIERTREYRGRYHVLGGAISPIEGIGPDDLRVRELMQRLADGTVQEVILATDPNLEGEATATYLARMLGPMGLRVTRLASGLPVGGDLEYADEVTLGRAFEGRRLLDA; this is encoded by the coding sequence ATGTACGAGGGCGTGGTCCAAGACCTCATCGACGAGCTCGGTCGGCTGCCCGGGATCGGCCCCAAGAGCGCCCAGCGCATCGCGTTCCACCTGCTCGCCGCCGACCCGATCGACGTCCGCCGCCTGGCCGAGGTGCTCGTCCAGGTCAAGGAGAAGATGCGCTTCTGCGAGGAATGCGGCAACGTCGCGGAGGAGGAACGCTGCCGCATCTGCCGCGACACTCGCCGGGATCCGTCGGTGTTGTGCGTGGTGGAGGAGCCGAAGGACGTCGTGGCGATCGAACGCACCCGGGAGTACCGCGGTCGTTACCACGTTCTCGGCGGTGCGATCAGCCCGATCGAGGGCATCGGGCCGGACGACCTGCGAGTGCGGGAGCTCATGCAGCGGCTGGCCGACGGGACCGTGCAGGAGGTCATCCTGGCGACCGACCCCAATCTCGAGGGTGAGGCGACGGCGACCTACCTCGCGCGCATGCTGGGTCCCATGGGCCTGCGGGTGACCCGCCTCGCCAGCGGTCTGCCAGTGGGCGGTGACCTGGAGTACGCCGACGAGGTCACCCTCGGCCGGGCGTTCGAAGGAAGGAGACTGCTCGATGCCTGA
- a CDS encoding YbaB/EbfC family nucleoid-associated protein, protein MFPGGTPDMQQLLQQAQQMQQDLMSAQEELAQTEVKGTSGGGLVTATVNGVGELQGIEIKPEAADPADTETLSDLVVAAVRDAANNARELASQKLGPLAQGLGGGMPGGLGLPG, encoded by the coding sequence GTGTTCCCTGGCGGAACGCCCGACATGCAGCAGCTACTCCAGCAGGCGCAGCAGATGCAGCAGGACCTGATGTCCGCCCAGGAGGAACTCGCCCAGACCGAGGTCAAGGGCACCTCCGGAGGCGGTCTGGTGACCGCGACCGTCAACGGCGTGGGTGAGCTTCAGGGCATCGAGATCAAGCCCGAGGCGGCCGACCCCGCCGACACCGAGACGCTGTCGGACCTGGTGGTCGCCGCCGTCCGTGACGCCGCCAACAACGCGCGCGAGCTGGCCTCCCAGAAGTTGGGACCTTTGGCCCAGGGACTCGGTGGCGGTATGCCGGGCGGCCTGGGACTGCCCGGCTAG
- a CDS encoding MFS transporter, whose protein sequence is MRRPSNPFAGMPREVAVLAAIAFAVAVGFGVVAPALPVFARDFGVGHTAAAAVISAFALMRFVSAPLAGRLVDRIGERTVMLAGIFFVAASSALAGLAQSYLQLLLLRSVGGVGSAMFTVSAVSLLLRVVDADRRGRANGLFQAGFLIGGLMGPVVGGLLTELSPRLPFFVYGATLAVAGTIGALSLARTTLHERLGRQNGETNRTSLREALRHRAYQAALVSNFGTGWALFGVRSSLIPLFVVEGLKVGAIWTGIGFLAGSAAQALSLVSAGKVADQAGRRPAMILGGSVAFVAMVVVTVSSTLPTYLLAMGLFGVGAAFLGVAPGAVIGDIMRGRGGQVVAVFQMSSDLGAIAGPLVAGVLVDNLSFGSAFGVTAAILVFGPLLALRMPETRYARQPVADPSGPGAPTLGEHARPEG, encoded by the coding sequence GTGCGAAGACCATCCAATCCGTTCGCCGGGATGCCGCGCGAGGTCGCCGTCCTCGCCGCGATCGCGTTCGCGGTAGCGGTCGGCTTCGGGGTCGTCGCGCCGGCGCTGCCGGTGTTCGCCCGGGACTTCGGCGTCGGCCACACCGCGGCCGCCGCGGTGATCTCTGCTTTCGCCCTGATGAGGTTCGTGTCGGCGCCGTTGGCCGGCCGGCTGGTCGACCGGATCGGCGAGCGGACGGTGATGCTCGCCGGCATCTTCTTCGTGGCCGCGTCCTCGGCCCTGGCGGGCCTTGCCCAGAGCTACCTCCAGCTTCTTCTCCTGCGCTCGGTCGGTGGAGTCGGCAGCGCGATGTTCACCGTGTCGGCGGTCTCGTTGCTGCTGCGGGTGGTCGACGCCGATCGCCGCGGCCGGGCGAACGGGTTGTTCCAGGCGGGATTCCTCATCGGTGGGCTGATGGGACCCGTGGTCGGTGGCCTGCTCACCGAACTCTCGCCGCGGCTGCCGTTCTTCGTCTACGGCGCGACGCTCGCGGTGGCCGGCACGATCGGTGCGCTGTCGCTGGCGCGCACGACCCTGCACGAGCGGCTCGGCCGGCAGAACGGCGAGACGAACCGCACGAGCCTGCGAGAGGCGCTTCGTCACCGGGCGTACCAGGCCGCGCTGGTCAGCAACTTCGGCACCGGCTGGGCGTTGTTCGGCGTCCGGTCGAGCCTGATCCCGCTGTTCGTCGTGGAGGGCCTGAAGGTCGGCGCGATCTGGACCGGTATCGGGTTCCTGGCCGGATCGGCGGCGCAGGCGCTGTCCCTGGTGTCCGCCGGGAAGGTCGCCGACCAGGCCGGCCGCCGTCCGGCGATGATCCTCGGCGGGTCGGTGGCGTTCGTGGCGATGGTGGTGGTGACGGTGTCGTCCACGCTGCCGACGTACCTCCTGGCGATGGGGTTGTTCGGCGTCGGCGCCGCCTTCCTCGGCGTCGCGCCGGGTGCGGTGATCGGCGACATCATGCGCGGACGCGGCGGACAGGTGGTGGCCGTCTTCCAGATGTCCTCCGATCTCGGGGCGATCGCCGGGCCGCTCGTGGCGGGTGTGCTGGTGGACAACCTGTCGTTCGGGTCGGCGTTCGGTGTCACCGCGGCGATCCTGGTGTTCGGTCCGCTGCTCGCGCTGCGGATGCCGGAGACGAGGTATGCCAGGCAGCCGGTCGCTGACCCGTCCGGCCCGGGCGCGCCCACGCTCGGCGAGCACGCCCGGCCGGAGGGCTAG
- a CDS encoding DNA polymerase III subunit gamma and tau — protein sequence MEAPLALYRRYRPQTYAEVIGQDHVTEPLQQALRNNRVHHAYLFSGPRGCGKTTSARILARCLNCEVGPTPEPCGKCQSCRDLARGGPGSIDVIEIDAASHGGVDDARDLRERAFFAPVSSRYKIYIVDEAHMVTTQGFNALLKLVEEPPEHLKFVFATTEPEKVIGTIRSRTHHYPFRLVPPKVLQEYLADLCEREGVQVEPAVLPLVVRAGAGSVRDTLSVLDQLIGGAGDEGVTYARAVGLLGYTHESLLDEVVDALAAGDGGSVFTVVDKVIESGQDPRRFAEDLLRRLRDLVIVSAVPDAIERGLLEGPGDQAERLTAQAARLGTAELTRAADLVNDGLNEMRGATAPRLHLELICARILLPAVDDSEQGLHARLDRLERRLSIAGGEDVPSAAGQGGSATRGSSAGGSVGGAAAARDQLGRGPAAQRPSVAGGREAARDAARAERPPRVGDAAGRDTDTAAAPPASAPPPSARPPAGGPADSASAEVSPPESSERGLGADAPAPESTQANSPARPSAAEAAAADWGTSQVPHEPSDASAAGTSVDQAGWSVSAPPAEPAAGSAPGGAVPDEPVAGEAAESEPSGPASYGAVPESGTASGGAGTPGALGVADVRRLWPDVLEAVKGKRRFSWVMLSQNAHVADLHGNVLTVALVNAGARDSFTRSGSDELLRQALRDVLGVDWRVEAIIDPSGGAGGSGGSGPGGSGPGGSGPGGSGPGRGGQGPAGGGAESRGGAPGGASGGRSASGRGGANNPPASARTPRPGGATADDGAGAPAATNLRSDDSPGGPNPDARDTAGQDDGWPSPAPVPGSTPPREPAPDHSADDGSRAGERTRADDRSADRPRGDRPSGERFRGGDRAGAEPPDGSTHGSSGAAGGPEVGNDSGDGAGSGWGNSADWGGAPGGGISSGWADVAVSTPGGPAAADQGRPAAPDPGGPAAADQGRAAGRRAAGGQGNGSRQMSSARARAAAAAGNTPRPAEPAHDPDSDVDPDTDNSLSDDPRSHTDLLEREFGAQLIEEIPLN from the coding sequence GTGGAAGCGCCGCTCGCCCTTTACCGTCGCTACCGGCCGCAGACGTACGCCGAGGTCATCGGCCAGGATCACGTCACCGAGCCGCTGCAGCAGGCGCTGCGCAACAACCGCGTGCACCATGCGTACCTCTTCTCCGGGCCGCGTGGCTGCGGAAAGACCACCAGCGCCCGGATCCTCGCCCGCTGCCTCAACTGCGAGGTCGGCCCCACTCCCGAGCCCTGCGGGAAGTGCCAGAGTTGCCGCGACCTCGCCCGCGGCGGGCCCGGCAGCATCGACGTGATCGAGATCGACGCGGCCAGCCATGGCGGCGTGGACGACGCCCGCGACCTGCGCGAGCGGGCGTTCTTCGCGCCAGTGTCCTCGCGCTACAAGATCTACATCGTCGACGAGGCGCACATGGTGACCACGCAGGGATTCAACGCCCTGCTCAAGCTGGTCGAGGAGCCGCCGGAGCACCTGAAGTTCGTCTTCGCCACGACCGAGCCCGAGAAGGTCATCGGCACCATCCGGTCCCGTACGCACCACTACCCGTTCCGGCTGGTGCCGCCGAAGGTGCTGCAGGAGTACCTCGCCGACCTGTGTGAGCGCGAGGGCGTGCAGGTCGAGCCGGCGGTGCTGCCGCTGGTGGTCCGGGCCGGCGCCGGGTCCGTCCGCGACACCCTGTCCGTGCTCGACCAGCTGATCGGCGGTGCCGGAGACGAGGGCGTGACCTACGCCCGGGCGGTCGGGCTGCTCGGCTACACCCACGAGTCGCTGCTGGACGAGGTGGTCGACGCGCTCGCGGCGGGCGACGGCGGCAGCGTGTTCACCGTCGTCGACAAGGTGATCGAGTCCGGACAGGACCCCCGTCGTTTCGCCGAGGACCTGCTGCGGCGGCTGCGCGACCTGGTGATCGTCTCCGCGGTGCCCGACGCGATCGAGCGCGGCCTGCTCGAGGGCCCGGGTGACCAGGCCGAACGCCTCACTGCCCAGGCGGCGCGGCTCGGTACCGCCGAGCTCACCCGGGCCGCCGACCTGGTCAACGACGGGCTGAACGAGATGCGCGGAGCGACCGCGCCCCGCCTGCACCTGGAGCTGATCTGCGCGCGGATCCTGCTGCCGGCGGTCGACGACAGCGAGCAGGGCCTGCACGCCCGGCTCGACCGGCTGGAACGCCGGCTGTCCATCGCGGGCGGGGAAGACGTTCCGTCGGCGGCCGGCCAGGGCGGTTCGGCGACCCGGGGGAGCTCGGCCGGCGGTTCGGTCGGCGGCGCGGCGGCCGCGAGGGATCAGCTCGGCAGGGGACCGGCGGCGCAGCGGCCCTCGGTGGCCGGCGGTCGGGAGGCGGCGCGCGACGCCGCGCGCGCCGAACGCCCGCCTCGGGTGGGTGACGCCGCAGGCCGCGACACGGACACCGCTGCCGCGCCACCTGCCTCCGCCCCACCGCCGTCCGCACGGCCACCGGCCGGCGGCCCAGCCGACTCCGCTTCCGCGGAGGTCTCACCGCCGGAGTCGTCGGAGCGGGGACTCGGGGCCGATGCGCCGGCGCCGGAGTCGACGCAGGCGAACTCCCCGGCTCGGCCCTCGGCCGCCGAGGCGGCGGCCGCCGACTGGGGCACCTCCCAGGTCCCGCACGAGCCCTCCGACGCGTCGGCGGCCGGCACCTCCGTCGACCAGGCCGGCTGGTCGGTGTCCGCGCCGCCCGCCGAGCCCGCAGCCGGTTCCGCCCCTGGGGGAGCCGTCCCGGACGAACCCGTCGCCGGAGAGGCCGCGGAGTCGGAGCCGTCCGGGCCGGCGTCCTACGGGGCGGTGCCGGAGTCCGGTACGGCTTCCGGCGGCGCGGGGACGCCGGGCGCCCTGGGGGTCGCCGACGTACGCCGGCTCTGGCCGGACGTCCTCGAGGCGGTGAAGGGGAAGCGCCGGTTCAGCTGGGTGATGCTGAGTCAGAACGCCCACGTCGCCGACCTGCACGGCAACGTCCTCACGGTCGCGCTCGTCAACGCCGGGGCGAGGGACTCGTTCACCCGCAGCGGCAGCGACGAACTCCTGCGGCAGGCGCTTCGTGACGTGCTCGGCGTCGATTGGCGGGTCGAGGCGATCATCGACCCCTCGGGCGGCGCCGGCGGCTCGGGTGGTTCAGGGCCCGGTGGTTCAGGGCCCGGTGGTTCAGGGCCGGGTGGCTCGGGCCCGGGCAGAGGTGGCCAGGGTCCGGCAGGCGGGGGTGCCGAATCCCGTGGCGGTGCGCCCGGCGGTGCGTCGGGCGGCCGGTCGGCATCCGGCCGAGGTGGCGCTAACAATCCTCCCGCCTCGGCGCGTACCCCGCGACCGGGCGGCGCGACGGCCGACGACGGGGCAGGCGCCCCGGCTGCCACGAACCTGCGCTCCGACGACAGCCCCGGCGGCCCGAACCCCGACGCCCGAGACACGGCCGGCCAGGACGACGGCTGGCCGAGCCCGGCACCGGTGCCCGGCTCGACCCCGCCGCGCGAGCCTGCTCCCGACCACTCGGCCGACGACGGGTCCCGCGCCGGCGAACGCACTCGCGCCGACGACCGATCTGCCGACCGACCTCGTGGCGACCGGCCCAGCGGCGAGCGATTCCGTGGCGGAGATCGGGCCGGTGCCGAGCCCCCGGACGGTTCGACCCACGGCTCTTCCGGCGCTGCCGGGGGTCCCGAGGTGGGCAACGACTCCGGTGATGGCGCCGGCTCCGGCTGGGGCAACAGCGCTGACTGGGGCGGTGCGCCCGGTGGAGGCATCAGCTCCGGCTGGGCCGACGTGGCCGTGTCCACCCCCGGCGGGCCGGCCGCCGCCGACCAGGGCAGGCCGGCAGCCCCTGATCCGGGCGGGCCGGCTGCCGCCGACCAGGGCAGGGCGGCCGGCCGACGCGCTGCCGGCGGTCAGGGGAACGGCTCGCGCCAGATGTCCAGCGCCCGGGCCCGAGCCGCCGCGGCGGCGGGTAACACTCCCCGTCCGGCCGAGCCCGCGCACGATCCCGACAGCGACGTCGACCCCGACACCGACAACTCGCTGTCGGACGACCCGAGGTCCCACACCGATCTTCTCGAGCGTGAGTTCGGCGCCCAGCTGATCGAGGAGATCCCCCTCAACTGA
- a CDS encoding MFS transporter: protein MRSSFSSFRGLPPVVWTVFAGTVVNRLGYLVTPFLVFFLATRGVTGTHVSYVLGALGAGNLLGPAVGGLLADRIGRRPTMLAGLVAASVGQGALFLAPGVTTMAAAALLISAAGSMVSPAAYALLADAVGAEHRRRAYALFQWGVNIGTAVAGVLGGFLAARGYWLLFAVDAGSMLIFAAVVAVRLREHRPVASQGDDDPEAPTRKDGIGYGVVLRDRLGLALLPLFGVQLFVYSLTEVALPLAIHDSGLSPSVYGAMAALNAVMVVFLQPVVTAPLARLPQLPVQCAGGVLIAVGVAMTGLANTVAGYAFSVVVWSVGEVVVAGIAASVIANLAPAHARGRYQGAFGWTWGTARFAALTLGVALYSGLGPGVLWWTALAAGIACSVATLAFHRKVARRIDHVLAA from the coding sequence ATGCGCTCCTCGTTCTCCTCCTTCCGCGGGCTCCCGCCCGTCGTCTGGACCGTCTTCGCCGGCACGGTCGTCAACCGGCTCGGCTACCTCGTCACTCCGTTCCTGGTGTTCTTCCTGGCGACCCGCGGCGTCACCGGAACGCACGTCTCCTACGTCCTCGGTGCTCTCGGCGCCGGCAACCTGCTCGGGCCCGCGGTCGGCGGCCTGCTGGCGGACCGCATCGGCCGCCGCCCGACGATGCTGGCCGGGCTGGTCGCCGCGTCGGTGGGGCAGGGCGCGCTGTTCCTCGCCCCCGGCGTGACGACGATGGCGGCCGCCGCGCTGCTGATCAGCGCCGCGGGGTCGATGGTGAGCCCGGCTGCGTATGCCCTGCTGGCCGACGCAGTGGGCGCCGAGCACCGGCGGCGGGCGTACGCGCTGTTCCAGTGGGGGGTGAACATCGGTACGGCCGTGGCTGGGGTGCTCGGCGGGTTTCTCGCCGCGCGCGGCTACTGGCTGCTGTTCGCCGTCGACGCCGGAAGCATGTTGATCTTCGCCGCGGTGGTGGCGGTCCGGCTGCGCGAACACCGGCCGGTGGCGTCCCAGGGAGACGACGACCCGGAAGCGCCGACGCGGAAGGACGGCATCGGTTACGGGGTCGTCCTGCGGGACCGGCTCGGGCTGGCCCTGCTCCCGCTGTTCGGCGTCCAGCTGTTCGTCTACTCGCTGACCGAGGTCGCGCTGCCGCTCGCCATCCACGACAGCGGCCTCTCCCCGTCGGTCTACGGCGCGATGGCGGCGCTGAACGCGGTGATGGTGGTGTTCCTCCAGCCGGTGGTGACGGCTCCGCTGGCCCGGCTGCCGCAGCTTCCGGTGCAGTGCGCCGGCGGTGTCCTGATCGCCGTCGGTGTGGCGATGACCGGCCTGGCGAACACGGTCGCGGGCTATGCGTTCTCGGTCGTCGTCTGGTCCGTCGGCGAAGTGGTCGTCGCAGGTATCGCCGCGTCGGTCATCGCCAACCTCGCCCCGGCGCACGCGCGCGGCCGCTACCAGGGCGCGTTCGGCTGGACGTGGGGGACGGCGAGGTTCGCCGCCCTCACCCTGGGCGTCGCGTTGTACTCCGGACTCGGCCCGGGTGTGCTGTGGTGGACCGCGCTGGCGGCCGGCATCGCCTGCTCGGTGGCGACGCTGGCGTTCCACAGGAAGGTCGCCCGGCGGATAGACCACGTGCTGGCCGCCTGA
- a CDS encoding DUF5937 family protein, protein MESVLSFSTADLALTRFAVSPMWEVVTSFRLLRSEVDPPLHRRWAAQVRPRLIRAGLDRGWLAELIPLNGYLADFLNPTPATPFPAISVELAAIRETTAEQVRTELDMLAADRAGSARRDGAQPGGSAWSARSRLLYDAPEETLAKVAAEIEAYWELALAPYWARVRQLLDADVFYRARQAAEHGSAHVLDELHDSVRWDDGTLRLVRRHCSITRGQAGGGLLLVPSAFVWPRVLTRSVAGEPPQLAYPARGVGNLWEPRTPTSAAAVAGVLGRSRTRILTELDTPSSTTQLARRAGMSAAGISQHLTALRDAGLVTAHRSGRSVLYARTSVADALLTPAGD, encoded by the coding sequence ATGGAGTCGGTGCTCAGCTTCTCCACCGCCGACCTGGCCCTGACCAGGTTCGCAGTCTCGCCGATGTGGGAGGTCGTCACCAGCTTCCGGCTGCTCCGGAGCGAGGTAGACCCTCCGCTTCACAGGCGCTGGGCCGCCCAGGTTCGCCCCCGGCTAATTCGGGCCGGACTCGACCGCGGCTGGCTGGCCGAGCTGATCCCACTGAACGGCTACCTCGCCGACTTCCTCAACCCCACGCCGGCCACGCCGTTCCCCGCCATATCCGTGGAGCTGGCGGCGATCCGGGAGACCACGGCCGAACAGGTGCGGACCGAGCTGGACATGCTGGCCGCCGATCGGGCCGGATCGGCGCGACGGGACGGTGCCCAGCCTGGCGGGTCGGCCTGGTCGGCCCGGTCGAGGCTGCTGTACGACGCTCCCGAGGAGACGCTCGCGAAGGTGGCCGCCGAGATCGAGGCGTACTGGGAGCTCGCCCTCGCGCCCTACTGGGCCCGGGTCCGGCAGCTCCTCGATGCGGACGTCTTCTACCGCGCCCGGCAGGCGGCCGAGCACGGCTCCGCGCACGTCCTCGACGAGCTCCACGACTCGGTGCGCTGGGACGACGGCACCCTGCGGCTCGTCCGCCGGCACTGCTCGATCACCCGCGGCCAGGCGGGCGGAGGCCTGCTGCTGGTGCCGTCGGCGTTCGTGTGGCCGCGGGTGTTGACCCGGTCGGTCGCCGGGGAGCCGCCGCAGCTCGCGTATCCCGCCCGCGGGGTCGGCAACCTGTGGGAGCCGCGCACTCCCACGTCGGCCGCGGCGGTCGCCGGGGTTCTGGGGCGATCGCGTACGCGGATCCTGACCGAGCTCGACACCCCGTCCTCGACCACCCAGCTCGCGCGCCGCGCCGGGATGTCCGCTGCCGGGATCTCCCAGCACCTCACGGCACTGCGGGACGCGGGCCTGGTCACCGCCCACCGCAGCGGCCGTTCGGTCCTCTACGCCCGTACGTCGGTGGCCGACGCCCTGCTGACTCCGGCCGGAGACTGA
- a CDS encoding YciI family protein, producing the protein MKFMMLVCWAEDDELGPDESAAMRRDSIAWMEQMDARGVRLQGHRLRPAADARTVRVRADDVLVVDGPFAETKEQIAGYDLLECADLDEAVEVASKHPVARFGAIEVRPYWE; encoded by the coding sequence ATGAAGTTCATGATGCTGGTCTGCTGGGCCGAGGACGACGAACTCGGTCCGGACGAGTCGGCCGCGATGCGGCGGGACTCGATCGCCTGGATGGAGCAGATGGACGCGCGCGGGGTGCGGTTGCAGGGGCACCGGCTGCGGCCGGCCGCCGACGCGAGGACCGTACGGGTCCGGGCCGACGACGTGCTGGTTGTCGACGGGCCGTTCGCCGAGACCAAGGAACAGATCGCGGGGTACGACCTGCTGGAGTGCGCCGATCTCGACGAGGCGGTCGAGGTCGCCTCGAAGCACCCGGTCGCGAGGTTCGGCGCGATCGAGGTCCGGCCGTACTGGGAGTGA
- a CDS encoding SRPBCC family protein, translated as MRQRGPDGEAVRTEPEPADAADAADAADVAGASGVVDVRDEPDGEQVIPVHGARVGLERVVDVPPERLWDLLADVTRIGEWSPECVEAHWRDPDRGPVVGARFTATNRFANGGVGHVTCVVTEAARPRTFGWVVLDADDDPHRPGSAWSYELLPADAPGRTRVRHTFVHGPGESGLTAAVREHPERGEAVVAARLAVLRRHMSTTLDRMVAAAR; from the coding sequence ATGCGGCAACGAGGGCCGGACGGGGAAGCGGTACGTACGGAACCCGAGCCGGCGGACGCAGCCGACGCAGCCGACGCAGCCGACGTAGCGGGCGCATCCGGCGTGGTGGACGTACGAGACGAACCGGACGGAGAACAGGTGATCCCGGTACACGGGGCGCGGGTCGGCCTGGAGCGGGTCGTGGACGTACCGCCGGAACGGCTGTGGGACCTGCTGGCCGACGTGACCCGGATCGGGGAGTGGAGCCCGGAGTGCGTCGAGGCGCACTGGCGAGACCCCGATCGTGGACCGGTGGTCGGCGCGCGGTTCACGGCCACGAACCGGTTTGCGAACGGCGGCGTCGGCCACGTCACCTGCGTGGTCACCGAGGCGGCGCGGCCACGCACGTTCGGATGGGTGGTGCTCGACGCCGACGACGACCCGCACCGGCCGGGTTCGGCCTGGAGTTACGAACTGCTGCCGGCGGACGCGCCCGGGAGGACCCGCGTACGGCACACGTTCGTGCACGGCCCGGGGGAGTCCGGGCTCACCGCGGCGGTCCGCGAACACCCCGAACGCGGCGAGGCCGTCGTCGCCGCTCGGCTGGCTGTGCTGCGACGGCACATGAGCACCACCCTCGACCGGATGGTCGCCGCCGCCCGGTGA
- a CDS encoding PrsW family intramembrane metalloprotease, with protein MSATPSPSAQSGSAHSGLPGLPGGRPLVPLRPWAGRHRNRRRVLAPVVLIVVMAALMTPLIGLTVLGAGPEPAALGTLFAFLPVVPVVAVFLWIDRWEPEPGRLLLMAFLWGAGVAALAAAISNFALNYAWSRTVGTELGDVVSTVVTAPFVEEAVKGAFLFVLLATRRREVDGVVDGIVYAGLVGVGFAFSENILYLGTAIAEGGLQGGIMLFALRCVLSPFAHPIFTAMTGLAVGIMARSRRRIRFVYPLAGYLAAVCLHGLWNASASLLGQFGFFLVYAVFMVPVFAAMAMVVLWQRRREQRIVAGQLPRFVAANWIAPGEVRLLSSLAGRSGWRSAVKRRWGAEAARAVRDYHTAVTELAFFYDRYQRGAIGYDADHWRDDLITKVLEARERAVLHPRAMATAEEVSGPPPAHRAPEPIS; from the coding sequence ATGAGCGCGACCCCTTCCCCCTCCGCTCAGTCCGGATCCGCTCACTCTGGGTTGCCCGGTCTGCCGGGCGGCCGACCCCTCGTGCCGTTGCGCCCCTGGGCCGGCCGGCACCGCAACCGGCGCCGGGTGCTCGCACCGGTCGTCCTCATCGTGGTGATGGCCGCGCTGATGACCCCGCTGATCGGGCTCACGGTCCTCGGCGCCGGGCCCGAGCCGGCCGCGCTGGGCACGTTGTTCGCCTTCCTGCCGGTCGTCCCGGTGGTCGCGGTGTTCTTGTGGATCGACCGGTGGGAGCCCGAGCCGGGCCGGCTGCTGCTGATGGCGTTCCTTTGGGGAGCCGGGGTCGCGGCGCTGGCCGCGGCGATCAGCAACTTCGCCCTCAACTACGCCTGGTCCCGCACTGTCGGCACCGAGCTCGGCGACGTGGTGAGCACGGTGGTGACCGCACCCTTCGTGGAGGAGGCGGTCAAGGGCGCGTTCCTGTTCGTCCTGCTCGCCACCCGCCGTCGCGAGGTGGACGGCGTGGTCGACGGCATCGTGTACGCCGGACTGGTGGGGGTGGGGTTCGCGTTCAGCGAGAACATCCTCTATCTCGGGACCGCCATCGCCGAGGGAGGACTCCAGGGCGGCATCATGCTGTTCGCCCTGCGGTGCGTGCTGTCCCCCTTCGCCCACCCGATCTTCACCGCGATGACCGGGCTCGCCGTCGGCATCATGGCGCGCAGCCGCAGACGGATCCGGTTCGTCTACCCGCTGGCCGGCTACCTCGCCGCCGTCTGCCTGCACGGGCTGTGGAACGCCTCGGCGTCGCTGCTCGGGCAGTTCGGGTTCTTCCTCGTCTACGCCGTGTTCATGGTGCCGGTGTTCGCCGCGATGGCGATGGTGGTGCTCTGGCAGCGGCGCCGCGAGCAGCGGATCGTGGCCGGCCAGCTGCCGCGGTTCGTCGCCGCCAACTGGATCGCGCCGGGGGAGGTACGCCTGCTGTCAAGCCTGGCCGGACGCAGCGGCTGGCGCTCTGCGGTGAAGCGCCGGTGGGGCGCCGAGGCCGCCCGGGCAGTCCGCGACTACCACACCGCCGTCACCGAACTCGCGTTCTTCTACGACCGCTACCAGCGCGGCGCCATCGGTTACGACGCCGACCACTGGCGAGACGACCTGATCACCAAGGTGCTGGAGGCACGCGAGCGCGCGGTGCTGCACCCACGGGCGATGGCCACCGCCGAGGAGGTCTCCGGACCACCGCCCGCCCACCGGGCGCCCGAGCCGATCAGCTGA